In the Theobroma cacao cultivar B97-61/B2 chromosome 1, Criollo_cocoa_genome_V2, whole genome shotgun sequence genome, one interval contains:
- the LOC18613874 gene encoding soluble inorganic pyrophosphatase 1, with protein sequence MSEADENAAKEVEASRQPVPRLNERILSSLSRRSVAAHPWHDLEIGPGAPHVFNCVVEITKGSKVKYELDKKTGLIKVDRVLYSSVVYPHNYGFIPRTLCEDNDPLDCLVIMQEPVLPGCFLRARAIGLMPMIDQGEKDDKIIAVCADDPEYKHYTDIKDLPPHRLSEIRRFFEDYKKNENKEVAVNDFLPSTAAFEAIQYSMDLYAEYIMHTLRR encoded by the exons ATGAGCGAAGCAGATGAAAATGCAGCTAAGGAAGTCGAAGCTTCACGTCAACCAGTCCCCCGTCTGAATGAGAGGATTCTTTCATCTTTGTCAAGGAGATCAGTTGCTGCACATCCTTGGCATGATCTTGAGATTG GACCTGGAGCTCCACATGTTTTCAACTGT GTTGTTGAGATAACAAAAGGTAGTAAGGTCAAATATGAACTCGACAAGAAGACCGGATTGATTAAG GTTGATCGGGTTTTATATTCTTCAGTGGTCTATCCTCACAACTATGGTTTCATCCCTCGAACACTATGTGAAGACAATGATCCCTTGGATTGTTTGGTTATCATGCAG GAGCCAGTTCTTCCTGGATGTTTTCTGCGAGCCAGAGCCATTGGACTGATGCCCATGATTGACCAG GGAGAGAAAGATGATAAGATCATTGCAGTTTGTGCTGATGATCCAGAGTACAAACATTACACTGATATCAAGGACCTCCCCCCTCACCGTCTCTCGGAGATCCGCCGTTTCTTTGAAGACT ACAAGAAAAACGAGAACAAGGAGGTTGCGGTCAATGACTTTTTACCTTCAACTGCAGCATTTGAAGCAATCCAGTACTCGAT GGACCTTTATGCCGAGTACATTATGCACACCCTGAGGCGATAG